The proteins below are encoded in one region of Sulfitobacter sp. SK012:
- a CDS encoding ABC transporter ATP-binding protein translates to MIVVDDLHKHFGGFHAVDGASMSIEKGSITGLIGPNGAGKTTLFNVIAGVLQPTQGRVYMDGEDITGLPPHDLFHKGLLRTFQIAHEFHSMTCRENLMMVPGGQSGEKLWNTWFGRKRIADEERALRSKADEVLEFLTVEHLADNKAGQISGGQKKLLELGRTMMVDAKIVFLDEVGAGVNRTLLNTIGDAIIRLNQERGYTFVVIEHDMDFIGRLCDPVICMAEGRVLAQGTLAEIKANEQVIEAYLGTGLKNKDKVDA, encoded by the coding sequence ATGATCGTCGTTGACGATTTACACAAACACTTCGGTGGTTTTCATGCCGTCGACGGCGCAAGTATGTCGATCGAAAAGGGCTCGATTACGGGTCTTATTGGTCCTAATGGCGCGGGAAAAACCACCCTTTTCAATGTGATCGCGGGCGTTCTTCAACCGACACAGGGTCGTGTGTACATGGACGGCGAGGATATTACTGGCCTGCCGCCTCATGATCTCTTTCACAAAGGCCTGCTGCGGACGTTTCAGATCGCGCATGAATTCCACTCAATGACCTGCCGCGAGAACCTGATGATGGTACCGGGTGGGCAATCAGGCGAAAAACTGTGGAACACATGGTTTGGCCGCAAACGCATCGCAGACGAAGAACGCGCGCTGCGTTCAAAGGCCGATGAAGTGCTGGAATTTCTGACAGTTGAACATTTAGCGGATAACAAGGCGGGCCAAATCTCGGGCGGGCAAAAAAAGCTGCTGGAGCTGGGTCGCACGATGATGGTCGATGCCAAGATCGTATTTCTTGACGAGGTTGGCGCAGGTGTGAACCGGACCCTTCTGAATACAATTGGCGACGCGATCATCCGACTGAACCAAGAACGTGGATATACCTTTGTGGTGATTGAGCACGACATGGATTTTATCGGGCGTCTCTGTGACCCGGTGATTTGCATGGCGGAAGGCCGCGTGTTGGCTCAAGGCACATTGGCCGAGATCAAAGCGAACGAGCAGGTCATCGAAGCATACCTTGGTACTGGTCTGAAAAATAAGGATAAAGTTGACGCATGA
- a CDS encoding ABC transporter substrate-binding protein, translating into MKKLLMATTAAALMTTPAFADGHAKEVKLGVEFGYTGPIESLTGPMSAGAEMAMKEVTDSGLLLDGATVTSIRADSGCIDNGLAVSNAERLIAEGINGLIGADCSGVTGAVLQNVAIPNGMVMISPSATSPGLSTMDDKGLFFRTSPSDAREGQVMAEILQERGVKSIALTYTNNDYGKGLADAIQTSFEAAGGVVTIVAAHEDGKADYSAEVGALASAGGDLLVVAGYLDQGGAGIIKGALDAGAWDVFGLPGGMIGENLPATIGPDLNGSYGQIAGSEGTGIDTFIAMAEAAGFDGTSPFTPESYDAAALFLLAMQAAGSMDPAEYGPKITEVANAPGEKIYPGELAKALELIKAGTDVDYVGASAVELIGPGESAGTYRMIEIKDGKLETIGFK; encoded by the coding sequence ATGAAAAAGTTGCTTATGGCCACAACGGCTGCAGCGCTGATGACCACACCCGCCTTTGCGGATGGTCACGCTAAAGAAGTGAAACTGGGCGTCGAATTCGGCTACACTGGTCCAATTGAATCGCTGACAGGTCCAATGTCTGCGGGCGCGGAAATGGCGATGAAAGAAGTCACCGACAGCGGCTTGCTGCTGGATGGTGCGACCGTCACGTCAATCCGTGCGGATTCAGGCTGTATTGATAACGGTCTGGCCGTGTCGAACGCAGAACGTCTGATTGCTGAAGGCATTAACGGCCTGATCGGTGCGGATTGCTCTGGTGTGACCGGCGCTGTTTTGCAGAACGTTGCGATCCCAAATGGCATGGTGATGATTTCGCCATCCGCCACGTCGCCTGGTCTGTCCACGATGGATGACAAAGGCTTGTTTTTCCGCACATCCCCTTCGGACGCGCGTGAAGGTCAGGTTATGGCAGAAATCCTGCAAGAGCGCGGCGTTAAATCTATCGCTCTGACCTATACCAACAACGACTACGGCAAAGGTTTGGCAGATGCGATCCAAACATCGTTCGAAGCTGCTGGTGGCGTAGTAACAATCGTTGCAGCGCATGAAGACGGCAAAGCGGACTACTCTGCTGAAGTTGGTGCGCTGGCATCTGCTGGTGGTGATCTGCTGGTTGTTGCCGGCTACCTTGACCAAGGTGGTGCTGGCATCATTAAAGGTGCGCTTGACGCTGGTGCATGGGATGTGTTCGGTCTGCCAGGCGGCATGATCGGTGAAAACCTGCCCGCAACAATCGGCCCGGACCTGAACGGTTCTTATGGTCAGATTGCAGGATCGGAAGGTACTGGCATCGACACGTTTATTGCAATGGCCGAAGCAGCAGGTTTTGATGGCACGTCGCCGTTTACGCCTGAATCTTATGACGCTGCAGCGCTCTTCTTGCTGGCGATGCAGGCGGCAGGCTCCATGGATCCAGCGGAATACGGCCCCAAGATCACTGAAGTTGCAAACGCTCCGGGTGAAAAGATCTATCCAGGTGAGTTGGCCAAGGCGCTTGAGCTGATCAAGGCCGGTACAGACGTCGACTATGTTGGCGCCTCAGCGGTTGAGCTGATTGGACCGGGCGAATCTGCCGGTACATACCGCATGATCGAGATTAAAGACGGCAAGCTTGAAACCATCGGTTTCAAATAA
- a CDS encoding branched-chain amino acid ABC transporter permease codes for MSSTARNTLMFVGMFALIIGAGLVQGWNNAMLIFNMGLISAIMALGVNLQWGFAGLFNVGVMGFVALGGLAAVLVSMPPTTQAWSDGGGGVLVSLLLGAATIFAAAMVRSRMPAGRIRNLALLFLLVGGFFVFRSLFDPQVQAIEAVNPAQTGYLGGLGLPIVLAWPVGGLFAAGAAWLIGKAALGLRSDYLAIATLGIAEIIISILKNEDWLTRGVKNVVGVPRPVPYEIDLQSSAAFVERAASFGLDPVEGSTLWVKFLYGLLFAAVLLILIWLSQRALNSPWGRMLRAIRDNEVAAEAMGKDVTRRHLQVFILGSAVCGIAGAMMTTLDGQMTPGTYQPLRFTFLIWVMVIVGGSGNNFGAILGGFLIWFLWVEVEPIGLFIMNVITSGMEDGSALKTHLIGSAAHMRLMTMGLIMILVLRFSPRGLIPEK; via the coding sequence ATGAGCTCTACAGCCAGAAATACGCTGATGTTTGTGGGGATGTTCGCGTTGATCATCGGGGCCGGTCTTGTGCAGGGCTGGAACAACGCGATGTTAATTTTCAACATGGGGCTGATTTCAGCGATCATGGCGTTGGGCGTGAACCTGCAATGGGGGTTTGCCGGCTTGTTTAATGTTGGTGTGATGGGGTTTGTCGCACTTGGCGGCCTTGCCGCGGTACTGGTGTCTATGCCCCCCACAACCCAAGCGTGGTCTGATGGCGGCGGTGGTGTATTGGTGTCGCTGCTGCTGGGCGCTGCGACGATCTTTGCCGCGGCGATGGTGCGGAGCCGGATGCCAGCGGGCCGGATACGTAATCTGGCGCTGTTATTTCTGTTGGTCGGCGGATTCTTCGTGTTTCGCTCCCTCTTTGATCCACAAGTCCAGGCCATCGAAGCAGTGAACCCTGCACAGACGGGCTACCTTGGGGGTCTTGGTCTGCCTATCGTTTTGGCATGGCCCGTGGGCGGGCTATTTGCCGCTGGTGCAGCTTGGTTGATTGGCAAAGCCGCACTTGGTTTGCGGTCGGACTATCTGGCGATTGCGACCCTTGGCATTGCGGAGATCATTATTTCGATCCTCAAAAACGAGGATTGGTTGACCCGTGGGGTTAAGAACGTTGTGGGTGTGCCGCGCCCGGTTCCATATGAAATCGATTTGCAAAGCTCGGCTGCCTTTGTTGAGCGCGCGGCAAGTTTTGGGCTCGACCCTGTTGAAGGCTCAACCCTTTGGGTCAAGTTCCTTTATGGGCTGCTGTTCGCGGCTGTCTTGTTGATTTTGATCTGGCTCAGCCAGCGGGCGCTCAATTCACCTTGGGGCCGCATGCTTCGGGCCATCCGTGATAACGAAGTCGCCGCCGAGGCCATGGGCAAAGACGTCACGCGCCGCCATTTACAGGTTTTCATTCTTGGATCGGCTGTCTGCGGAATTGCCGGCGCGATGATGACAACCCTTGATGGCCAAATGACGCCCGGTACTTACCAGCCGCTGCGCTTTACGTTTCTGATCTGGGTGATGGTGATTGTTGGTGGTTCGGGCAATAATTTTGGCGCGATCTTGGGCGGCTTTCTGATCTGGTTCTTGTGGGTCGAAGTAGAGCCGATTGGGTTGTTCATAATGAACGTGATCACCTCCGGGATGGAAGACGGATCTGCACTAAAAACGCATCTCATCGGGTCCGCAGCTCATATGCGGCTGATGACAATGGGGTTGATCATGATCTTAGTACTCAGGTTTAGCCCGCGCGGATTGATCCCGGAAAAGTAA
- a CDS encoding PAS domain-containing protein, protein MDNLGQKAQNVISMGSFQTDTGFAALAQVEAYWEALRGTRLMPRRAEIDPRGIEQVLEYAFIVERIAPGIARLRVAGSHLSDIMGMEVRGMPLTSFFAPSARRRVSDMLEEVFETPAQSTLKLTSELEHGRPPLEARMLLLPLKSDLGDVSRILGCLVAQGDLGTTPRRFDITTSDLRTITAGNGEGVMPAPQPSKKQPVPQPMLHGMAEAPAGFEGKAIGNRRPPYLRLVKSDD, encoded by the coding sequence GTGGACAATTTAGGCCAAAAGGCGCAGAATGTAATCTCGATGGGTAGTTTTCAAACAGATACCGGCTTTGCCGCACTTGCGCAGGTAGAAGCCTATTGGGAAGCACTTCGCGGTACCCGTTTGATGCCCAGACGTGCGGAAATTGATCCACGCGGCATCGAACAGGTCCTCGAATACGCCTTCATCGTTGAACGGATCGCGCCCGGCATTGCACGTCTACGTGTCGCGGGAAGCCATTTGAGTGATATTATGGGAATGGAAGTACGCGGCATGCCGCTAACGTCGTTTTTTGCGCCGTCCGCCCGACGCCGCGTCAGCGATATGCTAGAAGAAGTGTTTGAAACCCCCGCCCAATCTACACTCAAGCTGACGTCGGAGCTTGAACATGGCCGTCCACCCCTTGAGGCGCGCATGCTGTTGCTCCCCCTCAAAAGCGATCTGGGTGATGTAAGCCGGATATTGGGCTGTCTGGTCGCCCAAGGCGATTTGGGCACTACACCACGGCGGTTTGACATTACCACAAGCGATCTGCGCACGATCACAGCTGGGAACGGCGAAGGGGTCATGCCTGCGCCACAACCGTCCAAGAAACAGCCCGTGCCGCAACCAATGCTACATGGTATGGCCGAAGCGCCTGCGGGTTTTGAAGGAAAAGCAATTGGAAACCGTCGTCCGCCTTACCTGCGGTTGGTGAAATCCGACGACTAA
- a CDS encoding ABC transporter ATP-binding protein translates to MSDAYSDRGNKDRSIANPKGMGSLLPHASGETSPAPGGPFLIGEAMTGGYGKGPDILHDCTIAVDKGEIAVIVGPNGAGKSTAMKAVFGMLDVRSGHIKLDGEDITELSPQDRVARGMGFVPQTSNIFTSLTVEENLEMGAFIRRDDFRDTMAQVYDLFPILKDKRNQAAGELSGGQRQQVAVGRALMTQPKVLMLDEPTAGVSPIVMDELFDRIIEVARTGIPILMVEQNARQALEIADKGYVLVQGANAFTGTGKELLADPEVRKSFLGG, encoded by the coding sequence ATGAGCGATGCATACAGCGACCGTGGCAACAAAGATCGCAGTATCGCGAACCCCAAGGGGATGGGCAGCCTGTTGCCGCACGCCTCTGGTGAAACCAGCCCTGCCCCCGGCGGCCCATTCTTGATCGGTGAAGCGATGACCGGCGGTTATGGCAAGGGCCCTGACATCCTGCATGACTGTACGATTGCTGTCGATAAAGGCGAGATCGCTGTGATCGTTGGCCCGAACGGCGCGGGTAAATCCACAGCGATGAAAGCCGTTTTTGGAATGCTCGATGTGCGTTCCGGCCATATAAAGCTGGACGGAGAGGACATCACCGAACTGTCCCCCCAAGACCGTGTCGCGCGGGGTATGGGCTTTGTGCCGCAGACGTCAAACATCTTTACGTCCCTGACCGTTGAAGAAAACCTCGAGATGGGCGCGTTCATCCGTCGCGATGATTTTCGCGATACGATGGCGCAAGTGTACGACCTGTTCCCGATCCTCAAGGACAAGCGAAACCAAGCGGCAGGAGAGCTTTCGGGCGGTCAACGCCAGCAAGTTGCCGTGGGTCGAGCGCTAATGACCCAACCCAAAGTCCTGATGCTGGATGAGCCGACCGCAGGCGTCAGCCCCATCGTGATGGATGAACTATTTGACCGCATCATCGAGGTTGCGCGCACCGGTATCCCCATCCTGATGGTAGAACAGAACGCCCGCCAAGCACTTGAAATCGCCGATAAGGGCTATGTCTTGGTGCAAGGAGCGAATGCGTTTACTGGGACGGGCAAGGAATTGCTGGCTGACCCTGAAGTCCGCAAATCGTTTTTGGGGGGCTGA
- a CDS encoding GlxA family transcriptional regulator: MHTPLTATRLPQDTDKPCRFVFVLLDNFSLLAFSTALESLRVANRMAGRTVYSWTIIGEGGASISCSAGTSFQLDSDLVDMGRDDRLLVCGGIDIQASTTKKLLGWLRRESRKGLMVGGLCTAAYTLAKAGLLDGRRATIHWENQDSFAEEFEDVNLTKSVFVVDNNRVTTAGGTSSIDLMLKLIADDLGEDLANSVADQLIYSSIRTDQDTQRLSVPTRIGVRHPKLSQVIQMMESNIEETISPSILARDVGMSTRQLERLFRRYLNRSPKRYYMELRLQKARNLLMQTDMSVINVALACGFASPSHFSKCYRAHYDTTPYRERGSHATRLSI, translated from the coding sequence ATGCATACCCCGCTGACCGCCACCCGTTTACCTCAGGACACCGACAAACCCTGTCGTTTTGTATTTGTCCTGTTGGATAATTTCAGCCTGCTGGCCTTCTCAACTGCACTGGAAAGCCTACGAGTGGCGAACCGCATGGCGGGCCGCACTGTCTATAGCTGGACAATTATCGGCGAAGGTGGCGCATCAATCAGTTGTTCGGCCGGCACCAGTTTTCAGCTCGATAGCGATTTGGTCGACATGGGGCGTGATGACCGTTTGCTGGTATGCGGCGGTATCGACATTCAGGCCTCGACCACCAAAAAGCTGTTGGGTTGGCTGCGCCGCGAGTCGCGCAAAGGTTTGATGGTTGGCGGATTATGCACAGCCGCTTACACGCTGGCTAAAGCCGGGTTACTTGATGGGCGCAGAGCGACGATCCACTGGGAAAATCAGGACAGTTTTGCAGAGGAATTCGAAGATGTGAACCTCACCAAATCGGTCTTTGTGGTTGATAACAACCGGGTTACGACGGCCGGCGGCACATCCTCCATTGATCTGATGCTCAAACTGATTGCAGATGATTTGGGCGAAGACCTGGCCAATTCGGTTGCGGATCAGTTGATCTATTCCTCGATCCGCACCGATCAGGACACTCAGCGGCTGAGTGTGCCGACCCGTATTGGGGTGCGCCATCCCAAATTAAGCCAAGTCATCCAGATGATGGAAAGCAACATCGAAGAAACGATAAGCCCGTCGATCTTGGCGCGTGATGTCGGCATGTCGACCCGCCAGCTAGAACGGCTGTTTCGGCGTTATCTGAACCGAAGCCCTAAGCGTTATTATATGGAGCTGCGCCTCCAAAAAGCCCGCAACCTGCTCATGCAAACTGATATGAGCGTGATCAACGTCGCGTTGGCCTGCGGATTTGCCTCGCCGTCCCATTTTTCCAAATGCTACCGGGCACATTACGACACGACGCCCTACCGCGAACGCGGCAGTCACGCGACCCGGTTGTCGATCTAG
- a CDS encoding branched-chain amino acid ABC transporter permease, with translation MDFLNAIVALANYVLIPGIAYGAQLALGALGVTLVYGILRFSNFAHGDTMAFGTMIVVLLTWWMQSIGISLGPLPTALLALPFGILGAIALLLITDRLVYRFYREQKAKPVILVIVSMGVMFIMNGIVRFIIGPDDQNFADGERFIISARDFKTLTGLDEGLSIRTTQVITVVTAVVVVAVLFWFLNKTRSGKSMRAYSDNEDLALLSGINPERVVMITWMIVAALATIAGVLYGLDKSFKPFTYFQLLLPIFASAVVGGIGSPLGAIAGGFVIAFSEVTITYAWKKVLVYMMPDSLDPSGLVQLMSTDYKFAVSFVILLIVLLFKPTGLFKGQST, from the coding sequence ATGGATTTTCTCAACGCAATCGTCGCCCTTGCGAATTACGTCCTGATCCCCGGTATCGCCTATGGCGCGCAGTTGGCCCTTGGTGCCCTTGGGGTCACGCTGGTTTACGGCATCCTGCGGTTCTCGAATTTTGCCCACGGCGACACCATGGCATTTGGCACGATGATCGTGGTGCTGCTGACGTGGTGGATGCAGTCCATCGGCATCAGTTTGGGGCCCCTGCCGACAGCACTTTTGGCCCTGCCCTTTGGCATCCTTGGTGCGATTGCTTTGCTGTTGATCACGGATAGGTTGGTTTACCGGTTCTACCGCGAACAAAAGGCCAAGCCGGTCATTTTGGTGATCGTGTCCATGGGCGTGATGTTTATCATGAACGGCATCGTGCGGTTTATCATCGGACCGGATGATCAAAACTTTGCTGATGGCGAACGCTTCATCATTTCTGCGCGCGATTTCAAGACGCTAACGGGCCTTGATGAAGGCCTTTCCATTCGTACAACGCAAGTGATCACCGTTGTAACGGCCGTTGTTGTTGTGGCCGTTTTGTTCTGGTTTTTGAATAAAACGCGGTCAGGAAAATCGATGCGCGCCTACTCTGACAACGAGGATCTGGCGCTGCTGTCGGGCATCAACCCTGAGCGCGTGGTGATGATCACATGGATGATCGTGGCCGCCCTCGCGACGATTGCGGGCGTGCTGTATGGGTTGGATAAATCCTTTAAGCCATTCACTTATTTCCAGCTGTTGCTTCCGATTTTTGCAAGTGCTGTTGTTGGCGGTATCGGCAGCCCTTTGGGTGCTATTGCGGGTGGTTTTGTGATCGCATTCTCCGAGGTCACAATCACCTACGCTTGGAAAAAAGTGCTGGTCTATATGATGCCCGATAGCCTTGATCCGTCGGGCCTCGTGCAGTTGATGTCCACGGATTATAAATTCGCCGTCAGTTTTGTGATCTTGCTGATCGTGTTGTTGTTCAAACCCACCGGGCTATTCAAGGGGCAGTCAACATGA
- a CDS encoding class II 3-deoxy-7-phosphoheptulonate synthase, whose protein sequence is MTEWTKSSWRAKERIQMPDYPDQDALARVEAQLSRYPLLVFAGEARRLKKHLGAAGRGEAFLLQGGDCAESFEQFSSDLIRDTFKVMLQMAIVLTHGAKVPVIKLGRMAGQFAKPRSANMESINGVELPSYRGDIINELDFTPEARIPDPEKMLRAYTQAAATLNLIRAFSTGGYADVHQVHGWTLGFTDGEKAAKYREIANRISDTLDFMAAAGVTSETAHTLQSVEFYTSHESLLLEYEEALTRLDSTSGQWLAGSGHMIWIGDRTRQPDGAHVEFARGVQNPIGLKCGPTMEPDDLKRLMATLNPENEEGRLTLIARFGAGSVGDHLPRLIKTVREEGANVVWTCDAMHGNTIKSSTGYKTRPFDSVLREVREFFGVHAAEGTIPAGVHFEMTGADVTECTGGVRAVSEEDLSDRYHTACDPRLNASQSLELAFLVAEELSARRENVAAKAAS, encoded by the coding sequence ATGACAGAATGGACCAAATCGAGCTGGCGCGCAAAAGAGCGCATCCAGATGCCAGACTACCCAGATCAAGACGCGCTGGCCCGTGTCGAGGCCCAGTTGTCGCGTTATCCGCTGCTTGTTTTTGCAGGAGAAGCACGGCGTTTGAAAAAGCACCTGGGTGCTGCAGGCCGCGGCGAGGCTTTCTTGCTTCAGGGCGGTGATTGCGCCGAGAGCTTTGAGCAATTCAGCAGCGATCTGATCCGCGACACCTTCAAGGTGATGTTGCAGATGGCGATTGTGCTGACCCACGGTGCCAAAGTGCCGGTGATCAAATTGGGCCGTATGGCTGGGCAATTCGCCAAGCCACGCAGTGCAAACATGGAATCGATCAACGGTGTTGAGCTGCCAAGTTACCGCGGCGACATCATCAACGAGCTTGATTTCACGCCGGAAGCCCGCATCCCGGATCCGGAAAAAATGCTGCGCGCTTACACGCAAGCGGCGGCGACATTGAACCTGATCCGCGCCTTTTCAACAGGCGGTTACGCGGATGTGCATCAAGTGCATGGTTGGACGCTTGGATTTACCGATGGTGAAAAAGCCGCGAAATACCGCGAAATTGCGAACCGTATCTCAGATACACTCGATTTCATGGCTGCAGCCGGTGTTACATCGGAAACCGCGCATACACTGCAGTCGGTCGAATTCTACACCAGCCACGAATCGTTGCTGTTGGAGTACGAAGAAGCGCTGACCCGGCTCGATTCGACATCCGGGCAATGGTTGGCGGGCTCGGGTCACATGATCTGGATCGGCGACCGCACGCGACAGCCTGATGGTGCGCATGTCGAATTCGCCCGTGGTGTGCAAAACCCGATTGGCCTGAAATGCGGACCCACAATGGAGCCCGATGACCTCAAGCGTCTGATGGCCACATTGAACCCTGAAAACGAAGAGGGGCGTTTGACCCTGATCGCGCGTTTCGGTGCCGGATCAGTAGGCGATCATTTGCCACGTCTGATCAAGACCGTGCGCGAAGAAGGGGCCAATGTCGTTTGGACCTGTGACGCGATGCACGGCAACACGATCAAATCCTCGACTGGGTATAAAACGCGGCCCTTCGATTCCGTTCTGCGCGAAGTGCGCGAATTCTTTGGGGTACACGCCGCAGAAGGGACCATTCCCGCCGGTGTGCATTTTGAGATGACCGGTGCCGATGTGACCGAATGCACAGGCGGCGTACGCGCCGTGAGCGAAGAGGATTTGTCAGACCGTTACCACACGGCCTGCGATCCGCGCCTTAACGCAAGCCAATCGCTTGAGCTGGCATTCCTTGTGGCCGAAGAGCTGTCAGCGCGCCGCGAAAACGTCGCGGCCAAGGCGGCGAGCTAG
- a CDS encoding YicC/YloC family endoribonuclease, giving the protein MTGFSALNGALPPHSWGWELRAVNGKGLDLRLRVPDWIDGLEATLRKGLSAGVARGNVTLNLRINREEGAGALAVNTAQLDVVLNALQDIETRAMDAGISLAPSKATDIVTMRGVLEQAPVTDDNEALSAAVLAQFEDVLADFNAMRTTEGAALEAVLRSQLEEITNLTAQAAVRAEARSIESAVTLQRNLARVLDNADGADADRVAQELALLAVKADVTEEIDRLHGHVAAARDLIEQGGAVGRKLDFLMQEFNREANTLCAKAQDSALTRIGLALKAVIDQMREQVQNVE; this is encoded by the coding sequence ATGACAGGCTTTTCGGCTCTGAACGGTGCTTTGCCACCCCACAGTTGGGGGTGGGAGTTGCGCGCCGTAAACGGCAAGGGTCTAGACCTGCGCCTGCGGGTGCCTGACTGGATTGACGGGCTTGAGGCGACATTACGCAAAGGCCTGAGCGCAGGCGTGGCGCGCGGCAATGTCACGCTTAATCTGCGTATCAACCGCGAAGAAGGGGCAGGGGCGCTTGCCGTGAATACCGCCCAGCTTGATGTCGTTTTGAACGCTCTGCAAGATATTGAAACCCGCGCCATGGATGCAGGGATCTCGCTCGCGCCGTCCAAGGCCACCGATATCGTGACGATGCGTGGCGTGTTGGAACAGGCACCGGTCACAGATGATAACGAGGCACTTAGTGCAGCTGTATTGGCGCAGTTTGAAGATGTGCTGGCGGATTTTAACGCCATGCGAACCACAGAAGGGGCCGCTCTAGAGGCGGTCCTGCGCAGCCAGCTTGAAGAAATTACAAACCTCACAGCCCAAGCAGCGGTGCGTGCCGAGGCCCGTAGCATTGAAAGCGCGGTCACCCTCCAGCGCAATCTTGCACGGGTGCTTGATAACGCCGATGGGGCCGACGCGGACCGAGTTGCCCAAGAACTTGCGCTGCTGGCAGTCAAGGCCGACGTCACTGAGGAAATCGACCGCCTGCACGGCCATGTTGCTGCTGCGCGCGATCTGATCGAACAGGGCGGCGCGGTGGGCCGCAAGCTTGATTTTCTGATGCAAGAATTCAACCGTGAGGCCAATACCTTGTGTGCCAAGGCCCAAGACAGTGCCCTGACCCGTATCGGTCTGGCGCTAAAGGCTGTGATCGACCAGATGCGTGAGCAGGTCCAGAATGTGGAGTAA
- a CDS encoding helicase HerA-like domain-containing protein: MTSDIFIGGGGKAYGEQQFLSLKYANRHGMIAGATGTGKTVTLQILAEGFSDAGVPVFLSDVKGDLSGLAVAGSADHKLHGAFTKRSETIGFEDFSYNAFPVAFWDMFGKKGHPVRTTVSEMGPLLLARLLDLTDAQEGILNIAFRLADEDGLPLLDLKDLQSLLVWIGEHASDLSLRYGNVSSASIGAIQRRLLVLENQGATQLFGEPALALTDLMRTDEDGRGMINILASDQLMGAPKLYATFLLWLLSELFEELPEVGDPEKPKLVFFFDEAHLLFDDAPKALVDKVEQVARLIRSKGVGVYFISQNPADVPEDILGQLGNRIQHALRAFTAKDQKELRMASQTYRSNPNFSTEEAIREVGVGEAVTSMLQPKGVPGVVERTLIRPPSSQLGPIDEAMRKSLMARSPMAGKYDTPLDRESAFEMLRDRAAAAAQEAQEAEDAIAKAEAAAEAEKNAPSLRDFKNARRYSPKEETTSTRKRKTSTRQSNDTGIGGAIAQVVIKELKGTTGRRIVRGILGGLFKGR; this comes from the coding sequence GTGACATCGGATATTTTTATTGGCGGCGGTGGCAAAGCCTACGGCGAACAGCAGTTTCTCAGCCTCAAATACGCAAACCGGCACGGGATGATCGCCGGCGCGACTGGCACGGGCAAAACCGTCACGCTGCAAATCTTGGCTGAAGGGTTCTCGGATGCTGGGGTCCCGGTGTTTTTGTCAGACGTCAAAGGTGACCTGTCGGGACTGGCTGTTGCAGGCAGCGCAGATCACAAACTGCACGGTGCTTTCACCAAACGCTCTGAGACCATCGGGTTTGAAGATTTCAGCTACAATGCCTTTCCCGTCGCGTTTTGGGATATGTTCGGCAAGAAGGGCCACCCAGTCCGCACAACGGTTTCAGAAATGGGGCCGCTGCTGTTGGCCCGCTTATTGGACCTGACCGATGCTCAGGAAGGTATCTTGAACATCGCTTTCCGCCTCGCTGATGAAGACGGGTTGCCACTGTTGGATCTAAAGGATCTGCAGTCGCTGCTGGTCTGGATTGGCGAACACGCCAGCGACCTATCGCTGCGCTACGGCAATGTTTCGTCTGCTTCTATTGGTGCCATTCAGCGGCGTCTTTTGGTGCTCGAAAACCAAGGGGCGACACAGCTATTTGGCGAACCTGCATTGGCGCTCACCGACTTGATGCGCACGGATGAAGACGGGCGCGGGATGATCAATATACTCGCGTCAGATCAGCTGATGGGCGCGCCAAAACTTTATGCTACGTTCTTGTTGTGGCTGCTGAGCGAGCTTTTTGAGGAGCTCCCCGAAGTGGGCGATCCTGAAAAACCCAAGCTGGTCTTTTTCTTTGACGAAGCGCATTTGTTGTTTGACGACGCCCCCAAGGCGCTTGTTGACAAGGTGGAGCAAGTTGCCCGCCTAATCCGCTCAAAGGGCGTAGGCGTTTATTTCATCTCGCAGAATCCAGCGGATGTCCCAGAAGATATCTTGGGCCAGCTTGGCAACCGCATCCAGCATGCTTTGCGGGCATTTACCGCCAAGGACCAAAAAGAGCTGCGGATGGCGTCGCAAACCTACCGCTCCAACCCCAACTTCAGCACCGAAGAAGCGATCCGCGAAGTCGGTGTCGGCGAGGCGGTGACGTCGATGCTCCAACCCAAAGGTGTGCCAGGCGTGGTGGAACGGACCCTGATCCGGCCTCCGTCCTCACAACTTGGGCCCATCGATGAGGCCATGCGCAAATCGTTGATGGCGCGCTCGCCGATGGCAGGTAAATACGACACACCGCTTGACCGAGAGAGCGCATTTGAAATGTTGCGCGATCGCGCGGCGGCAGCAGCACAAGAAGCGCAAGAGGCCGAAGACGCCATTGCAAAAGCCGAGGCCGCGGCGGAAGCAGAGAAAAACGCTCCTTCTTTGCGCGACTTCAAGAATGCACGGCGATACAGCCCAAAAGAAGAAACCACCTCGACACGTAAACGCAAGACATCGACGCGCCAAAGCAACGATACTGGCATCGGCGGCGCAATTGCGCAGGTCGTGATCAAAGAACTCAAAGGCACCACGGGCCGCCGCATTGTGCGCGGCATCTTGGGGGGGCTTTTCAAAGGGCGCTGA